ACGGTCAAACCCCCACTGCCATAAATAAACTTTCCAATTCGACCGCGCAACGGTGGCAACGGGCATCAGCCACCTCACTTGTTAGCGTTTTCCGGAGACAAAGAGATGGAAAATGAGAAGAAATTAGAGAGCTTCGTGCTTGTACATAACATAGCAACAAGAGACAACGTTGAAACCCTAGCTCGTAGCGCCACCTCTTTCGGTGTCTTCGAGATGTTACTCGTTGGCCGTCGAGATTTCAACGCCTCCGCTTTTCTGTATAttagtgtataatattgtataagagtgtataagaggtgtgtatacacccatatacacaccgtttatacatgattatacatttttatacacctatatacataatgtGTTTGTCTTGTATAAAAGTGCAATTCTTATTAAGCAAGTCCAGATCTATGTTTATGTCCActtatacaatattgtataattgtgtataaatgTGTATACGTGCATATTTTCATGTATAATATTGTAAAATTATATCTTTAGTGTATACACATTATACACTTTCATACACCTATATACATGATGTACCTGTCTTTTGTATATAAGTGCATAACATTgtataaaagtgtttttgggctaTATTTTTGCAATATAAGTTTTGGGATATATTTTTGCAATGTAAGTAAGCGAATTGTACATTTCTGAAATTTCCCCTATGTTTTTTTAAGaaattatttcattttatttagcCTTACATATGTACTGATTATGTCCTATTTTACCAGTCGTTTTcgttaaaaaaaattgtccaaAATAAGTTAAGAATGAAGTTGACAATTATTTTCAACTAAACCCTTAACATTGAAGAAGTATGCATAATATTTAAGAGGAAAGAAAAAATTAGTCTACCTTTATTAAATAAGGGTAACTTAGTAAACTATAtcttatatttattatttttttaatgggCGTGAAAAGAGCTAACGCCACAATTAAAATGGGTCGGAGGGAGTATGACATAATATTTGTGTGGTAAAAGGGTATGGAAGGAAAGGAGTGTCCCCTAGATGCATAATGAAGGTGGACATGCAAAAGGCATATGATTCCATTGAATGGCCCTTGTAGAACAGATATTGATGTACCTGAATTTCCCAGCAATAATTACTAACTGGATAATGGTTTTTCTGAAAACTGTCTCATACTCTATAATGATCAATGGAGTCCATACTCCACCCTTTGAAGCAAAGAAGGGCCAAAGACGGGGGATCCCCTATCCCCCTTCCTGTTTGTACTCTGCATGGAATACCTAGGGAGATTACTAGAAGAACTAAAGGGCTCAGAAAGACTTTAAACACCATCCCAAATGTGCAAAACTAAACATTGTCCAATTGGGGTTTGCTGATGACCTCCTCTTATTCTACAGAGGAGACATACAATTTGTTCAGCTACTATTTGATCAGTTTACAACATTTTCTGCAGCATCTAGTTTGATAGCAAATAGAAGCAAAAGGATTTTGAAGGGGTCAGCCAAGTAGTCCAGGACCAAATTTTAGAATACACTAGGTTAACAAAAGGGGAGATGCCCTTTAGGTACCTGGGAGTACTTATTAGCAAAAAAGGACTATCTATTGCTCAATGTGAACCTCTATTGGAGAGAATGCTAGGCAAAATTTCATCCTGGACAGCAAAATTTGTGTCCTATGCTGGTAGGGCTCAGTTGATAAAAAGTGTATTATTCTCAATGCAAACTTACTAGTCTCAAATATTCATCCTCCCTAAGAAGATAACTAGGCTGATTGATTAAATGTGCAAGAGATTCCTCTGGACAGGCAAAGCTGAACTTACAAGGAAATCATTAGTAGCTTGGAGCAGACTATGCCATCCTCAGTCAGCAGGTGGTTTGAATTTCATTGACATATTCCTTTGGAATAAATCTGATGTTTGCAAACTACTATGGAATATGTGTATGAAGAAAGACAAACTTTGGGCAAAGTGGATTCATGCATACTATGGGAAAGGTAGAAGTGTTTGGGAGATTGAACCAAAACAAGCATCATGGGTAGTGCAGAAGATAttcaaggcaaaaaaaaaatattttgatgaAGCTGGGTTCTCCAGGATTGAGCTACAAGTTGTACAACAACCATCCATCAAAAGTATCTACCAAAGATTACAAGGGCAATTTGACAAAGTCAGCTGGAAGGGTATAATCTGTGGTAAGCAAGGCTCTCCAAAATGGATTTTCATACTGAGATTAGCTGCACTGGAGAGGTTGTACACATGTGATAGATTAATTAAATGGGGCATGGATAATATTGATGAACAATGCCAGCTATGCAGAGGGGCACCAAAGACACTAAACCATGTATTCTTTACGTGTCCTTTCTCAGGATCCATTTGGTTGAGATTGTTACAATGGCTTCATATTAACGGAACCAACATGGGGTGGGATGATGAATTGAAATTGGCTGAAACATGGTGCAAGGGAAGAAGTAGCAGGGCTAAGGTGTACGAGATTGTGCTTGCAGCAACTGTGTATTATGTATGGAAGTAGAGGAACAACGGGTTATTCCAGAAGAGGTCCAGGAGTATTGATGGTGTGTTAAACCAAATTGCTCAGGAGATATTCTATAGAGCAAACATGAATCCAAAAGATATTCTATAGAGCAAACATGAATCCAAAAAACAGCCACAATCTCCAAATGCTGAATTGTTATCCCTAGTCTGTTACTATAGGTGGAAAGTTGTGGGAAGGTGTTCACCGGAACTAGGGCCTGTCCTATTCTAGTACAAATTTGACTGAGCTATAACTGAACCACTTTGGTAAATAAAATAACtttaattacaaaaaaaaaaaaaaaaattgtacaacTATAAAAATTTCTCATTAATATAAAATGTATCCTTTTTTCAACGGAAAAATTAAAAACGACATACAAAATATTAATGTGGTTTAATTGAGTTAAGGACCTTTTTACATTAAAGGGGGACAACTCATTTACATACCATTTATTCTGTGCTGTCATGCGTTCCAAGTTTTCTTTAGAAATACCTAAGATTGACTAAAGGGATAAAGTGAAGGATTTACCAAATAAAAATGCTATCTGTTTTAACTTATTTTAGCTTACGTATAATAAATACAAAATCATTTACTCCCAAATGGTGGTATTTGACTAAATATATTAACATATTTAAATTTAACAGTGAAAATTATGGTCGCAATGCAGTATCTCTAGGACTCGTGACTGATCTTGACAACTTTGACTCAAATGTGCATCATCATTCACCAAGTAGCGTTCGATCAGCGATGGTTACGttagtttataaaaaaaaaattaaaaaataaaaaataaaaaaaaactatcgCCAATGGTAGTTGGTGAATGGTGATGAACATTTGAGTCAAAGTTGTCAAGAGTTCATCTACATGTCCTAGAGCTTCTACATAATGATCACAATGCTCGCTCTTAAATTTAAGCAATATATATCAATAATAAATTATCTTCCCTTTTTTCTTACAGTTTGTACAATTTAACAAGAAGATATTTATATCATTCATACTAACATGCCGAAATATTTAGAGTTGTCTGCTACCATCACTGGAAAAAACAATCCGATGAAATTCATGAGACGTTGGAGTGTCGAAAATGTTTCTTCTGGAATCaaaatttcatatttttttttgcaGTGATATactccatttttcttgatttttaaaaCTAGTTTTTTGGCACGTACGTTGCACGTGAATGCAATATTATGTATTATGTGATATTGtaaaatattattaatatatACTCTTAAAATATAATTTTGAGTAAAATAATCTGCTTTTAGATGtgggtgcatatatatataacctaTGTTCTTAATAAttctcttctttaaccacaccct
Above is a genomic segment from Lycium barbarum isolate Lr01 chromosome 12, ASM1917538v2, whole genome shotgun sequence containing:
- the LOC132624271 gene encoding uncharacterized protein LOC132624271, which produces MCKRFLWTGKAELTRKSLVAWSRLCHPQSAGGLNFIDIFLWNKSDVCKLLWNMCMKKDKLWAKWIHAYYGKGRSVWEIEPKQASWVVQKIFKAKKKYFDEAGFSRIELQVVQQPSIKSIYQRLQGQFDKVSWKGIICGKQGSPKWIFILRLAALERLYTCDRLIKWGMDNIDEQCQLCRGAPKTLNHVFFTCPFSGSIWLRLLQWLHINGTNMGWDDELKLAETWCKGRSSRAKVYEIVLAATVYYVWK